The sequence below is a genomic window from Synechococcus sp. PCC 7335.
GCTGGCAATAGACATTGGTGGGAGTGGACTCAAAGCGTTGCTGCTAGACGAGCAGGGCAATCCCTTGGGCGATCGCGATCGCATCAAAACGCCGAAGCCAGCTACGCCAAAAGCGGTGATGAGTCTACTCATCGAATTGGCTCAAAGACAAGGCGATTTTGATCGAGTCTCAGTGGGGTTTCCCGGGATCGTTCGTAAAGGAATAATCTACACGGCCGTCAATCTTCACCCTGACTGGCGGGAATACGATTTGGCTACGCAGCTTTCAAGCAGTGTTGGTAAGCCTGTACGAGTTGCTAACGACGCCGACCTACAAGGGATGGGAGCGATTTCAGGTGAAGGGGTAGAAATGGTAATCACGCTAGGAACAGGATTTGGAACAGCGCTTTTTACAGAGGGTCACTTAGTACCCAATATAGAGCTAGCCCATCATCGTTTTCGCAAAAGTGAGACTTATGAAGAGCAGCTAGGGCGAGCAGCACTCAAAAAGATTGGATCGAAGACTTGGAACACGCGTCTATTAAAAGCAATTGAGTCTTTATCGCG
It includes:
- a CDS encoding ROK family protein, with the translated sequence MKTLAIDIGGSGLKALLLDEQGNPLGDRDRIKTPKPATPKAVMSLLIELAQRQGDFDRVSVGFPGIVRKGIIYTAVNLHPDWREYDLATQLSSSVGKPVRVANDADLQGMGAISGEGVEMVITLGTGFGTALFTEGHLVPNIELAHHRFRKSETYEEQLGRAALKKIGSKTWNTRLLKAIESLSRVLNYDRLYLGGGEVKHIEIELPENVTIVSNMLGLLGGIKLWKD